The genomic window ACCCAGAACAGGGGCATcggccgggggtggggtgggtctgcaagggaagggcagggtgaggggctgggctgggggcccgGGAGGCGGGGGCACACTCACTCTCTTTGGTCGGCAGGGTGTTCTTCTCCTGCGTCTCCGTCTTCTTCAGCTTGGCCTTATCGAAGCTGGCGATTTCCCCCATGTCCGGTTTGTCTGCCATTTTCTTAAAACAATCCTAGTGGGCAAACCAAGGCGGTTGGCCCGGGGCTGGGGCCAGCGTCCCGCTCCGCGCACGGCCGACGCCTCTAGACGTGGCACTCGCGCCCGGGCGTTCCCGGCAGCCCCGAGGCCCGGGATCTGGGCGCGCCCCACACCCCGCTCCGAAGCCCCAGGGCGTGGTCCGCCGGCCCGACGTCCCGTCGGGGAAGGGCGCCTGTTGCGGCCGCGGCGCGCCCGCCCGATGCACCggctcccaccccaccccggccGGGTGCCCCCCCCCGCGCCGCGCTCACCCTGGCGTCCCGCTCCGAGCCCGGGCTCCTGGTGCTCCCACTCGAGTTGCTGCAGCAAGAGACAAAAGAGCGGCGCCCGCCCCTCGCCTTATAtacgccgcgccccgccccgcccctcacccGCCGCAGCGGGGGCGGCGCTGGCACCGGAGGGGCGGGGGTGGCGCGGGCGGCTTGTAGCCCCAGCGCGGTCTCCGCGGGGCTGCCAGCCGGGTTGGGCGCGGCTCCTCCCGCGCCCAGCGTCCCCGGCTCGCCGTGTCCCAGGCGTGGGGGCTGCAGGCGCTGCTTGGGTGGGCGCCAGGCCCCCGGGTTTTCTTTTTGGCTGCATTTCCCTCTCTCTGGGGAAGCTGCTGCTCAGCCCCGCAGAAAGGGTGTGGAGGCCGGAGGGGGAGGGGTGCGTGGTTTCGAGTGTGTGTATGCAGTGGGTAGTTGCGGGAGTGGATGCACGCGCGCTCTGCAGCAGTGGTTGGTCGCAGGAGACACCCCACCTGTGTCGCCCCCACGTTTCTCGCCTTTGctcctttttccctctccttggGGAGTTTGAGTCCTTCCTCGGTCTCGAACTAAAAGAAGCCAAGCCCAGGGCCTCGGGGGCGGGAGAGGGGGCCGGGGGCGCAAAGAGGTTTCCAGTGCTCTTGGCTCAGGTTGGGGGCCAGTTGCCCTCTCATTGTCGTCCCCCTTCCCGGATCTGGGCAGTTGCTGCAGGAGCCTTGGCGTGGTGGGTGCTCCCTAAATCCTGTTTGGAAGCATTGTCTGAAGGGCGGTGGTGAGAGCAGGGAGTCCAAGAGGGCTCTCAATGTTCCTTCTCTCCCAGGGTTCCTAGGAACACGGTATCAGCGGGTGCGATTTTCCTCCTTGAAGTTAACCTTGAAGATAATAGAGACCCATATGCCTACAAacgttcttatttttcttatcaacGCATTATAGAAGTAGTATAATGCAGTTATTCAAATGTCTTAGACAAGTACTTTCAGCCTGTGCAACAGCTTTAGACAATAAGTTCCATGAATTAACAGCCCAGGGGGGTGAAGctgattattcttttatttgtcctGAACTTTCCTTTTTCAAATGTGAAGGAGTATTACCAAGCCCTGTTTAAGTGGGATTTGGTGGAAATGTCCTAAATTCTGTCCAGTCCCTTCCTAATTTTATCTGCTTTTCTCACATTCCCTCAGTGTATTTGGAACAGTGGGAAGAAAACTTAGGCTTATGCATTTGATATATCaaattatgtgaccttgggcaagtcttttcctgcacctcagtttctttatctgtaaaatagctTTGGCTTaagcttaaatgagataaagaacAGGCATCAAGTGGATACTTAACATGGCAGCCCCATTAGGATGCCACACACAAAATTTGTTAGTGTATCAGTCAACTGCTGCCACAATATGCTATGTTAAAAACCACCCCAAAAGTCAGGGgcttaaaataatgatttattctTGTTCATATATGGGCAGGTCAGACGGTGCTGGGCTGGGCTAGGCTGGGCTTGGCTCCAAAGTGTGGGTCGTGTCTGGATTTGCTCCACTAGTGTCTCATCCTCTGGCTTCTTCTCCAGGTGCTGGCAAAACAGCCAGAGGGCTGTAGCACAAGAAAGTGTAGAAATGTTGAAATATAAAAGCATGTCATAGCATGTCATATCTGCTAACATGCCATTGGCCAAGCCCACCAGGGGAGTGGGGAAGTATATGGTCGGAGAGGAAGAGGAGTGAACATTTCTTGAATGAAAATCAAGCTTCACAATCAGGTTGAGCCAATAAATGTAAAACAGCCTCCAAGGTGGCTTaatacaataaaagtttattttccacTCATGCAGCAATATTCTATGCTGCTGTTCCTGGTCAGGCAGCTCTGTTCCATGTAGCAACTTAGGCACACAGGccccttctctcttctcactCTGCCCTCCCCTAGGTCCTAGAAGTCCACATTATCCAGCCAGtggatggggaaagaggagaggatAGAGGACCACACTAGAGTTTTTATGGACCAGGCTTGGAAGTAGTCTCCCTTACTTCTGCCCTTATTTCTTTGGCCAGGGCTCAGACACATGTTCTCacctaactgcaagggaggctgggaaatgtagtctagctGTGCCTAGGAGACAGAGAAATCAGGGTTGGGTGACTTGAAACAGTCTCTGCCGTACACTGTTGAAGCATCTGCTGAACTTGAACATGAAAACGTACAGACATCTGGAGACAGCGATCGTTCAGAGGGTTTCACTGGCACTTGATTCCTTTTCAGATGCAATGCCAAGCATTATGTAGATATTACCTTCCTGGGCCTCGCCTTTGGACCGGCAGTCATTCCTTATTCTTACTCAGTGCAGATCTGTGGTCCATCTCTATGGCAGTGGTTTTAAAACATCTGCCTATTCTTTGGCTCTTCCCACCATTTCTTGACTGGCCTTAGTGACTTTCttctaatgaataaaatgtggaagaaatgatGCTTTATGACTTttgaggctaggtcataaaagaccATAGGGTTCTGCCTGACTTTTTCTCAGGCTCCCAGGACTGAGGAAACTATGCATCTATAAGGAAAGGCCTCACTTAGGCATTCTGGCCCCAGCCTTAGCTGAGGTCAGAGCTAACAGCCAACATCAGCCACTATCTGTGCAAGTGAACGAGCCTTCAAATGTTCAAACTGCCCCAGCTAATGCTGAGTGGAATAGAGACAAGCTGTTCCTACCCAAATGGCAGGCTCATGAGCAAGGTGAATGTTGCAGTTGTCTTAAAACACTAAGTTTCAGGAttttttgttacacagcattagaAAACTGGAACACCGTGAGACAGAAAAATCATAACCTGGTAGCCCCAGGGTTTCAGGTCCCATTGGGGatgtttcctaaatattttccatAACACTCACACatatacttattcaataaatgtttattgaacgtCCATGAAATATCTGGCAGTGTTCTGGGGGTAGAAGATATAGTGAGACTCTCGAGTTACAAGTCTAGTGTAGTAGATGCATGACTCAGTCAATCAACAATGTTCATGGTCATGGCTTTTGTTTACTTATGACTTGGGTTGTCATTTATATGTGACAGCATGTCAGCCTGCTGCTTGGGACAGATTTTATACTGTTCACAGATGGCACAGAAAAAGCTGAGCCCCTAGACTCCAATTACATTTCCATCTTCCTTGTTGAGAAGGATGCTCTGGAAAATGTAGAACTGATAAGAGGGAACTGAGAGTCTTGATGACTCAACCTGGCGGAAAGGTCAGAGGGAAGCCTTTGAAGGTTTGCTGGGGGCTTCATTCCTCAGACTTGTCCAGCTTGACGTTTTTATCATATTGGAATGAGGATGTAGATAGAATGCTGATTACGGAGGACGAATCGCTGTAAACTCCAAAACCAGCTGGATCCAGTAATCCagagaaatggacaaaatatGAAGAGAAGAACCTGATAGAGGCACATGTGTAGGCTTCGTGGCCCTCACAGCAACCCCACATGTACAGGGAGACATGATTAACATGGTTAAACTCTCAAGTGGCAGCGAGATTTGTGGCTGTATGGCTGGGAAGGAAGAGTCCAGTCCGGATTTCCTTTGATTGTAAGGAAGCCATTCACTCCTGCCTTAGGGCCTTTGTCCTTGCTAATGCTCTTCTCAGTCTAAATATTCACATTGTGCACCTGCTTCCTTCTTTCAGGAACCTAGTTACATGTCTGTCTCCCTAGAGAACCCTCTTTGGCCACCCGTATAGAGCTACACCCTCGTCATTCTCTAGCTTTTTaccatatttcatttttcttcataaaatccaCCTCTAACCAATATATAACCAAGCATGCTACATactcatttctttgtttattgtctatgTCCTGCAATAGGAAACGGGAGACCTCATCTGTCTCATTCAtcattgtatccccagcaccaaATGCAATGTCTGACATGCAGGAAGTGCTCAATCAATAGTTGTTGAACAAATGCTTTCACTTCCTAATCAAAATGGAGTGAGCTACTGTGGGGGAGGTGATGAGTTCCCTCGCATTGGATGAGAAGTGGGTAGCGAAGTGTTTGGACTGTTACAGAGACGATTCATACCTTGGGCCAGAGTAGGCTCACAGTGAGTGACACATCTCCCTAGATGACCTCCCTCGTCTTCCTTTTGCTGCTTTTCCATTTGTGAAACAGCCTCCCTTTGGTGCCAGTTTTGCCAGCCTGAAAATAATTGTGTGACTCTCACACAAAGGAAGCACAGGAAAAGTAAAGAAATCAGGATGTGACCTCTGTATTTTCCATACTATCAAAATGCTgagctgtctttctttttttctttctttttttttgtaggtcGTGGTTTAAGGGCTCATCCAAGATAAAACTGTGAAGAAAGTAAAGTGTAAAGTGGGCCTTTGACATGTGGCCTCTGCAGGGATTGTCCTGCTCTGTAGATGTGTGGGTTGTCTCCTAAATACACCTTGGCAGTTGCTTGGGTAGCCTAAGTGGCTAACAGCCACAGTTCGAGTGAGAATATTACAGTTTCGTTTTTCATCTCTGCTGTTAGAATAGCGATAATGACAGCAAGTCACATTATCGAGCAGTTACTGTGTTCTCAGgactttacatgtattatgtcACTTAATCCTTACCAAAATAGTGTGAAATGGCACTATTTTTAACATCTCTGCTTTACAGTGTAGGAGTCCGAGGCTTggtcagggtcacacagctgtcGTTGGCATTGCTGGGACTTGATCCAGGTCTGGTTGACTCCAAAGCCTGAGCTCTCCGTGTGCGACTCTTGCCCAGACCTTGCAGCGGAGTGTGCAGACTAGCAGCCTGCACTCAGCTggcatgtatattttatttggtcACATTAAATGTAGCAAAAATCTTCAGCCAATCCTCAAACATTGGAAGAGTTCCATAGTGAAGATCCACTAGCACTGGGTGTATATATTGTCATGGCAACATCATGATCAGCAGCTGCCCCCTTGAGATGGGGCATGTCCTCTTCACTTTGCTGGATTCACCACCTTCCCTAATGTTTTCCCAGCGTGGAAACCAGTGGCAGTCGCCACTTATCATATTTGTGCTAGCGTTCGGTTTATAGCACAGAAATATTTCTCGTTCCTCAGTCTCTGTGGGAGCTAAACTGTGAGATGGCCCCCTGTTCCCATCCTTGTGCAGTTCCCTCCCTACACTGCACCAGGGGTGCTCTGTGTGCCCAATGGCATAGGGCAGAGATGATAGTATGCTGTTGCTGAGTTTAAGTCATAAAAgactataattttcattttggtgCCTGGCTCTATCCGTCTGTCCCTCGGATTTCTCACCCTGGAGGAAGCCAGTTGCTATGCTCTGGGCAGTCCTTTGGAGAGGTGCTCACGTGGGGAGGAAATGGAGTCTCTGGCTAACAGCCGGTGAGCAGCCAAAGTCTGCCAACGACATGAAGAAGCTAAGAAGTGGGTCCTCCAGCGTCAGGTGAgctttcagatgactgcagccctggccttCAAGTCGaatgcaacctcatgagagaccctgaaccagaaactgtgagataataaatctttgttgttttgtgctgctaagtttttgggtaattttttatttagCAATAGCTAAACCAATTCATTCTCAAGGGTAAGAGAAAatacacagaaacagaaagtagaacagtggttgccagtggCTGGGGGGGAAGGGAGAATGGAGAATTCTTGTCAGTGGTACAGAATTTTAGTatgagatgatgaaaaagttctagagatgaatAATCTTGATGTTTGcctaacaatgtgaatgtacttaatgtcactgaactgcacacttaaaaatggttaaaatggtaaattttatgctgtgtatattttaccacaatgaagaaaaaggtgaaaagaaaGTGAGGAGAAAAGATAGGAGTGCtatataattcaagaaaataaaaaacagcataTTTATTTGTGGAAGTGAAGgatatttatatcattataaaaCCTGCCATAGTAAGAACTTTGTACATGGGAAAGATGAGTGACAAGTCTTAACAAACTAGGCCTGTTTTACTTCCTCCCATGGTCTACTTGGCCCCTATGTCTTTGAGGTAGCTGAGCTTGCTGCAGAGCTGtggtttttaaactgtttttgaCCTGAGAGACCACCCCCAAGAAGTACATTAAGTACCTTTCATATGGTGAGCCAGAACTCACAGGAGCACacacaaatgaaacaaaagtttcacCAGAACAATACTCACCCTTACTGTGCATGAGGAACTATGACCTTCTATTctattccttttcatttaaaaaatttttttttaatctgaaatgatgatagattcacaggaagttgcaaagatagtgcaCTGAGGTCCCCTGTACCCTGCTCTCCACTTTCCCCAATGGTAATATCTTACATAACTATAAtgcaatatcaaaaccaggagaGGGACATTGGTGTAATCTATAGACTTTTCCCAGATTTCTCCAAGTtttactcatttgtgtgtgtgtgtatgtatagttcTGTGcatttttatcacatgtatacAGTTGTATAACCACCATCACAATGCAGTTACAGATTTATTCCATCACCACACAAGGAGTCCCTCATGCTATCTCTTTATAGTCCCACGCACCGCCCCCcgtaacccctggcaaccactaatttgtcCTCCAACTCGAAAATTTTGTCATCTCAGGaatgttatacaaatggaatcatgcagcatGCATCCTTCTGAGATTGACTTTCCCCACTAagcataatgcccttgagatTCTTCCAAGTTGTTGAGTGTATCGAtagttcattgatttttatttcttagtattccatggtatggatgtgcCACCTATTGAAGGGCATTGTGGtttgtttcagatttgggatattaaaaataaagctgcattaaaagtaaatgaacatctgtgtacattttttgtgtgtggacagttttcctttctctgggataaatgcccaagggGGCGATTGTTGGATTATATGGCAAGTGTATGTTgagttttataagaaaatgccaaacaaTTTTGCAGAGTGGCTGTACAAtcttatattcccaccagcaatgtataagagaTCCAGTTTCTTAGCATCCTCAGCAGTATTTTGCATTGTTGctgttttgttataattttagTTGTATTAATAGGCATGGACTGATGTCTCATCACGgctttaatgtgcatttccctaatggctggCGGTTGAGCtattcctttccattttattatttcattaaaaatgctgATTGTAACCTGCCAATTTGATTTTATTGCCCACTAATTGGCTGTGACCAGCAGTTCAAACACCGCTAGAGTGGGACCACTTCATCAGTGGCTTAGCATCTATTGTTCAGAAATCATCCCTTTAACATCTAAATTCTCCTTTCACCTTCACAAGACAGACGTTTCTGAAATTTTACGTGTAACTCAGCCATTCTCTGGAGTCTGACCAAATCTCGCTAAGAATGATTCCAACTCCTGTTTGATGTTTTCTCTGAATGTTCAGGAATATTCTGTTCTTATGGTTATTTCTGATGGCTGTGAATTTTTATGTCTCCACATTAATGCACCTCTAAACATGGTAGAGAGCCCTCAGCCTTGTTTCATTTTCAAAGCAGCTATGTAAGGTAAGGCTGACGTGTGCCACACACTTTTATCAGAGATTTATGGATTAAGGAGAGgtgcaaacatatttttaatgacataTCCTTGTGCCATGGGGGACCCCACCTGCACCTGAGCTTCTCCCAGGTAGCCCCAAACTCACACTATCTAACTATCTTCTCCTCCTTTCTGATTCCCTACTTCCTCTCTTAAATCTTCCCTTCCAGAAATACCAACTCCCTGCTTTCTCTCCAGCAGAGCAGTATATTTATTCTTTGCTACCTTGGTTCTTGCTGAAAGGTTTTTGAACCCCCCTTTCTACCACAAACAACTAATCGAGATATTTCCCCAAAGATGGTTCCTTTCCTCAGTGGAATTTTGGTTTCAGCTGTTAAGATAATGCCCCAGGGGAAACAGAGAAGCTTCCTGAGGCTAAGTttggggggggtggtggtggcgTCACCACTTCAGGGTGGACCGGCTCTGTAAA from Eulemur rufifrons isolate Redbay chromosome 19, OSU_ERuf_1, whole genome shotgun sequence includes these protein-coding regions:
- the TMSB10 gene encoding thymosin beta-10; translated protein: MADKPDMGEIASFDKAKLKKTETQEKNTLPTKETIEQEKRSEIS